One Thalassoglobus sp. JC818 genomic region harbors:
- the lysA gene encoding diaminopimelate decarboxylase gives MDPFQYKNGVLHCEDVNVTSLAEEFGTPLWVYSKAKLIHEFRAIQEAFAPVNPVVCYSVKANSNLSILKVLNSEGCSFDVVSGGELFRVKAAGADTTRVAFAGVGKTDEEIRFALENDILMFNVESEPELDAISRVAAEMGIVAPVALRLNPDIDGKTHAKTTTGKKGNKFGMDIERHDQLAAKVLADPHLNLRGIHLHIGSPINTVEPYEQAAQKAVEVVRQLRAKGHETNWVNLGGGFGLNYRANEASTASEYANVIMPYIQEAECRLALEPGRCIAGNAGILLSRVIYVKHEGGKRFVIQDAAMNDLVRPAMYDSFHKIWPVEPSVDFPNSFESDIEGCSPADIVGPVCESGDYLAKARPFPEVVKGDLIATFSAGAYGTVMSSNYNSRCRGAEILVDGDSYSMIRRRETYEDLVAAER, from the coding sequence ATGGACCCTTTCCAGTACAAGAACGGCGTTCTCCACTGTGAGGACGTCAACGTCACCAGCCTCGCTGAAGAATTTGGGACCCCTCTCTGGGTCTATTCGAAAGCGAAATTGATTCACGAATTCCGGGCGATTCAGGAAGCATTTGCTCCCGTGAATCCCGTCGTTTGCTACTCGGTCAAAGCGAATTCGAACCTCAGCATCCTCAAAGTTCTCAACTCTGAAGGTTGCAGCTTCGACGTTGTCAGCGGCGGAGAATTGTTCCGCGTCAAGGCAGCTGGAGCAGACACAACCCGCGTCGCGTTCGCTGGAGTCGGAAAGACGGATGAGGAAATCCGCTTCGCGTTGGAAAACGACATTCTCATGTTCAACGTCGAGAGCGAACCAGAACTCGACGCGATTTCACGAGTCGCGGCCGAGATGGGAATCGTCGCTCCGGTTGCGCTCCGGCTCAATCCAGACATCGATGGAAAGACCCACGCCAAAACGACGACCGGAAAGAAGGGGAACAAATTCGGAATGGACATCGAGCGGCACGACCAACTGGCTGCCAAAGTCCTCGCCGATCCTCACCTGAACCTCCGCGGAATTCACCTGCATATTGGCTCGCCGATTAATACGGTCGAACCTTACGAACAGGCTGCCCAAAAAGCGGTCGAAGTGGTCAGGCAGTTGCGTGCGAAGGGACACGAGACCAACTGGGTCAACCTCGGTGGCGGATTCGGTCTCAATTATCGCGCGAACGAAGCATCCACAGCTTCGGAATATGCCAACGTCATCATGCCTTACATTCAAGAGGCGGAGTGCCGATTGGCTTTGGAGCCGGGACGATGCATTGCTGGCAACGCTGGAATTCTCTTGAGTCGTGTGATCTACGTGAAGCATGAAGGCGGCAAGAGATTCGTCATTCAGGATGCTGCCATGAACGACCTCGTTCGCCCCGCCATGTACGATTCGTTTCACAAGATCTGGCCCGTCGAACCGTCAGTCGACTTTCCGAATTCGTTTGAATCAGACATCGAAGGCTGCAGCCCGGCGGATATCGTCGGACCGGTTTGCGAGTCGGGCGACTACCTCGCGAAAGCCCGCCCGTTTCCGGAAGTGGTCAAGGGCGACTTGATCGCGACTTTCAGTGCTGGAGCATACGGGACAGTCATGAGCAGCAACTATAACTCTCGCTGCCGCGGAGCCGAAATTCTTGTCGATGGCGACTCGTATTCCATGATCCGTCGCCGCGAAACATACGAAGATCTCGTCGCTGCCGAGCGATAG
- a CDS encoding Gfo/Idh/MocA family oxidoreductase yields MTTPVRIGMIGYGFMGRAHTNGYKRCPDFFPELEHQPVLKAACARSKDKIQAFADQWGYESIETDWRSLIARDDIDAVDICVPNNLHKEIAIAAAEAGKMILCEKPLAMSAEDGEEMCQVIEKAGVPNTVWYNYRRVPAVTLAKQIIESGALGRIFHYRANFLQDWTISEELPQGGEALWRLDADAAGSGVTGDLLAHCIDTAIWLNGTVADVTAMTETFIKERVHQATGEKTKVTIDDACAFLCHFSNGSLGLFESTRYARGHKALYTLEINGSEMSLRWDLHDLHRLEVFDHKDEGALRGWKSVHVTDHSGVHPYMDKWWVPGLQVGYEHSFVHHVADFMKSLDEKTPCSPTFRDALETQKVCDAVLASAKDHSWHKV; encoded by the coding sequence ATGACGACTCCGGTGCGGATTGGAATGATTGGCTACGGGTTCATGGGACGAGCCCACACGAACGGTTACAAACGATGTCCCGATTTCTTTCCGGAACTGGAGCATCAACCAGTCCTGAAGGCAGCTTGCGCTCGCAGCAAAGACAAGATCCAGGCATTCGCTGACCAGTGGGGATACGAGTCCATCGAGACCGACTGGCGAAGCCTGATTGCTCGCGATGACATCGATGCCGTCGATATCTGTGTGCCCAACAATCTGCACAAGGAAATCGCGATCGCAGCTGCGGAAGCAGGGAAAATGATCCTCTGCGAAAAGCCGCTGGCGATGTCAGCTGAAGACGGCGAAGAAATGTGCCAGGTGATCGAAAAAGCCGGCGTCCCAAATACCGTCTGGTACAACTACCGAAGAGTCCCTGCGGTCACTCTCGCCAAGCAGATTATCGAGAGCGGGGCCCTCGGACGAATCTTCCACTACCGCGCCAACTTCCTGCAGGACTGGACCATCTCCGAGGAACTTCCTCAGGGTGGCGAAGCACTGTGGCGACTCGACGCAGACGCAGCTGGTTCGGGAGTGACCGGAGACCTTCTGGCTCACTGTATCGATACAGCCATCTGGTTGAACGGCACCGTCGCTGATGTCACCGCGATGACCGAAACCTTCATCAAGGAACGAGTCCATCAAGCGACCGGTGAGAAAACCAAAGTCACCATCGATGATGCGTGTGCGTTCCTGTGTCACTTCTCCAACGGTTCGCTCGGCCTGTTCGAATCGACTCGTTATGCCCGCGGACACAAGGCACTTTACACTCTCGAAATCAACGGCTCTGAAATGTCGCTCCGTTGGGACCTGCACGACCTGCACCGCCTCGAAGTCTTTGACCACAAAGACGAAGGTGCATTGCGAGGCTGGAAGAGCGTGCATGTCACCGACCATAGCGGAGTCCATCCATACATGGACAAGTGGTGGGTTCCTGGCCTGCAAGTTGGCTACGAACACTCATTCGTTCACCATGTGGCAGACTTCATGAAGAGCCTGGATGAAAAAACTCCCTGCTCTCCAACATTCCGGGATGCACTCGAAACACAGAAAGTCTGTGACGCAGTGCTCGCCAGTGCCAAAGATCACAGCTGGCACAAAGTTTAA
- a CDS encoding helicase C-terminal domain-containing protein, protein MTLSVDDVLAESGLIARRLKAYESRSEQLEMAHAVNAAIEDGHHLIVEAGTGVGKSFAYLVPAILAASQRREGNSRCRVVVSTHTISLQEQLIQRDLPFLNAVMPVEFSAVLVKGRGNYLSRRRLKQAFMKSQTLFDTNESQQLRQIHEWANETTDGSLTDLGFSPGSSVWDEVRSDHANCMGRKCPTNADCFYYAARRRVWNADILVVNHALFFSDLALRRDGASVLPDYEVAIFDEAHTLEDVAASHLGMVISHGQYNYLFNKLYQDRTQKGLLLQHNLTEAQQLVARLRFLSDDLFDQIDIWRNEAGSRNGRVHRPLDITNRVSPELNQLATLIREYAAGLDSEEQKMDLVSASERLDFLSLSTKAWLDQSEEDSVYWVETTGGRQRQVKLMSSPIDIADALNEDLFSEINSVILTSATLTVGKRDFDFIRRRIGLFKAEEKKLGSPFNYREQVKLILPKDMPDPGESPDQYDMAVIDRIRRHAEGQAGGVFVLFTSYKMLRRCAQALRSWFVKQNRQLLCQGEGVQRSTLLDRFRADGQAILFGTESFWQGVDVPGDALQQVIITKLPFSVPDHPLLEARLEEVRKQGGNPFKDYQIPEAAIKLRQGFGRLIRTAADHGEVILLDPRVRTKAYGRIFLESLPDCELIID, encoded by the coding sequence ATGACCCTTTCGGTCGATGACGTCCTGGCGGAATCAGGTCTTATTGCACGGCGACTCAAAGCCTACGAGTCTCGATCCGAGCAGTTGGAGATGGCCCACGCTGTCAATGCAGCCATCGAAGATGGTCATCATCTCATCGTCGAAGCAGGCACCGGAGTTGGAAAAAGCTTCGCCTATCTCGTCCCCGCGATTCTGGCAGCATCGCAGCGAAGAGAAGGCAACTCACGCTGCCGAGTCGTGGTGAGCACGCATACGATCAGCTTGCAAGAACAGCTCATCCAACGGGATCTTCCGTTTCTCAATGCCGTCATGCCCGTCGAGTTCTCAGCGGTTCTCGTCAAAGGACGCGGCAATTACCTCAGTCGACGACGGCTCAAACAGGCATTCATGAAGAGTCAAACGCTGTTCGACACCAACGAGTCTCAACAGCTTCGGCAAATTCACGAATGGGCCAACGAAACGACCGACGGCAGTTTGACAGATCTCGGATTTTCGCCGGGATCATCTGTCTGGGACGAAGTGCGAAGCGACCATGCGAATTGCATGGGCCGGAAGTGTCCGACGAACGCCGACTGCTTCTACTATGCTGCTCGACGACGAGTCTGGAATGCGGACATTCTCGTCGTGAACCACGCCCTGTTTTTCTCCGATCTCGCACTCCGGCGGGACGGGGCAAGTGTTCTCCCCGACTACGAAGTCGCAATTTTCGACGAAGCACACACCCTCGAAGATGTCGCAGCTTCCCATCTGGGGATGGTGATCTCGCACGGACAGTACAACTATCTGTTCAACAAGCTTTATCAGGACCGAACGCAGAAGGGACTGCTGCTGCAACATAACCTGACAGAAGCGCAACAGCTTGTCGCGCGACTCCGATTCTTGTCAGACGATTTGTTTGACCAGATCGACATCTGGAGAAACGAAGCCGGATCACGGAATGGTCGCGTCCATCGGCCGCTCGATATCACGAATCGTGTCAGCCCGGAACTCAACCAACTGGCGACGCTCATTCGAGAATACGCTGCCGGACTCGACTCCGAAGAACAAAAGATGGACCTCGTTTCCGCTTCGGAACGCCTGGATTTTCTCAGCCTCTCAACCAAAGCCTGGTTGGATCAGAGCGAAGAAGATTCCGTCTATTGGGTGGAAACGACAGGAGGGCGACAACGGCAAGTGAAGCTGATGTCTTCCCCGATCGACATCGCCGATGCACTCAATGAAGATCTCTTCTCGGAGATCAATTCTGTCATCCTGACAAGCGCGACGTTGACCGTTGGCAAGCGAGACTTCGATTTCATCCGAAGACGGATTGGTCTTTTCAAAGCAGAAGAAAAGAAGCTTGGCTCTCCGTTCAATTACCGAGAGCAAGTCAAACTCATTTTGCCCAAAGACATGCCCGACCCCGGTGAGAGCCCGGACCAGTACGACATGGCTGTCATCGATCGAATTCGCCGACACGCAGAAGGCCAAGCTGGTGGCGTTTTCGTGCTCTTCACAAGCTACAAAATGCTGCGGCGTTGTGCACAAGCTCTGCGAAGCTGGTTTGTGAAACAGAATCGACAGCTACTCTGTCAGGGAGAAGGAGTCCAGCGTTCGACGCTATTGGATCGTTTTCGCGCCGATGGCCAAGCGATTCTCTTCGGAACAGAGAGTTTCTGGCAAGGAGTCGATGTGCCTGGAGACGCACTCCAGCAGGTCATCATCACCAAACTCCCCTTCAGTGTCCCCGATCATCCGTTGCTCGAAGCGCGACTCGAAGAGGTTCGCAAGCAGGGTGGAAATCCATTTAAGGATTATCAAATCCCTGAAGCAGCCATCAAACTCCGTCAGGGTTTTGGAAGACTCATTCGAACGGCCGCAGATCACGGTGAAGTGATTCTCCTCGACCCGAGAGTTCGAACAAAAGCATATGGCCGCATCTTCCTGGAGAGTTTGCCCGACTGTGAGTTGATCATCGACTGA
- a CDS encoding SpoIIE family protein phosphatase, producing MSTFWGVRLAILQLIRGGEVGKQYELDGDTHVLGRHPTCDIVLDSGVVSRRHAQILESHGTYYIEDLRSRNGTFVNEKLIDGRRELGEGDEIRLCDVVLSFLFTPSAAIVAKDHEEPRATLEVTNSDVVPISSNVDESQLFTRPPNDLEDSFDGSTSIRKLPTWDGDSLIDPSVKLKAILEITQSLGRELKVDKVLPKMLATLFNIFPQAEQGFVLLKEPESNRLKVKASRARGTETADVVAVSMTVVRHAMQTLEAILSKNVSDDSRFKKSTALSRMRISSVMCVPMVTPDGEGVGVIQIVTRDEQNAFAEEDLDLLASLATQAAMAIENARLHEEDIVRRELERDLEFATQVQLGFLPKSRPSLTGYEFSDYYEAALSVGGDYFDYIVFPDGRTAMAIGDVAGKGMPAALLMARLYSSTRFQLLTNPTIADAVSGLNQEISSSGLGHRFITFLLMVINPEDHSVEIVNAGHLSPLLRHVNGTVEAIGAESSNLPLGIVPDLKFQSSRHQLAVGDTMVAFTDGVTEAMNGEKEIYGQKRLVDLLGTLPDAIQEVIDGIVKSTVDFSEGVNSRDDTCLIGVCRTE from the coding sequence TTGAGTACGTTTTGGGGTGTCAGATTGGCGATCCTACAGCTAATTCGTGGTGGAGAAGTCGGAAAGCAGTACGAGCTCGACGGAGATACGCACGTGCTTGGCCGACACCCAACATGCGACATCGTGCTGGATAGCGGTGTCGTGAGCCGTCGCCATGCGCAGATTCTCGAGAGTCACGGCACCTACTACATTGAAGATTTGCGAAGCCGCAACGGAACTTTCGTCAACGAAAAACTCATTGATGGCCGTCGTGAATTGGGCGAAGGCGACGAAATCCGGCTCTGCGATGTCGTCCTGTCTTTCCTCTTCACGCCGTCAGCAGCCATCGTCGCGAAAGATCACGAAGAACCTCGCGCGACGCTCGAGGTCACAAATTCCGACGTCGTCCCGATCTCCAGCAACGTCGACGAGAGCCAACTCTTCACTCGCCCTCCGAACGATCTTGAAGACAGCTTCGATGGATCTACGTCCATCCGAAAACTGCCAACCTGGGATGGTGACTCGCTTATTGACCCCAGCGTGAAGCTGAAAGCGATTCTGGAGATCACCCAATCGCTCGGGAGAGAACTCAAGGTCGACAAAGTTCTTCCCAAGATGCTGGCAACGCTGTTCAACATTTTCCCGCAAGCGGAGCAAGGTTTCGTGCTCCTGAAGGAACCCGAATCGAATCGACTGAAGGTGAAAGCCAGTCGAGCACGCGGAACTGAAACCGCCGATGTCGTTGCGGTCAGCATGACTGTGGTGCGACACGCCATGCAAACTCTCGAGGCGATTCTCAGCAAGAACGTCTCTGACGATTCACGCTTCAAAAAGAGCACCGCACTCTCCCGAATGAGGATCTCATCGGTCATGTGTGTCCCCATGGTCACACCCGACGGTGAAGGCGTGGGCGTCATTCAAATCGTCACGCGGGATGAACAGAACGCGTTCGCTGAGGAAGACCTCGACCTGCTCGCGAGTCTCGCGACGCAAGCGGCCATGGCCATTGAAAACGCTCGGCTTCATGAAGAAGACATCGTCCGTCGTGAACTCGAACGCGATCTCGAGTTCGCCACACAGGTGCAACTCGGTTTCCTTCCGAAGTCACGACCGAGTCTAACTGGCTACGAATTCTCAGATTACTACGAAGCCGCCCTGAGCGTAGGCGGTGATTACTTCGACTACATTGTCTTTCCCGACGGTCGAACAGCGATGGCAATTGGTGACGTAGCTGGAAAAGGGATGCCTGCTGCTCTGCTGATGGCGCGGCTGTATTCTTCCACCCGTTTTCAGTTGCTGACCAATCCCACAATTGCGGATGCCGTCTCTGGGCTGAATCAGGAAATCTCATCCAGCGGTCTCGGGCATCGATTCATCACCTTCCTGTTGATGGTGATCAACCCCGAGGATCACTCTGTTGAGATTGTGAACGCTGGCCACCTTTCTCCGCTTCTCCGACACGTCAACGGAACCGTTGAAGCGATCGGGGCCGAGTCATCAAATCTGCCTTTGGGAATTGTTCCGGATTTGAAATTTCAATCGTCCCGACATCAATTGGCTGTGGGCGATACGATGGTCGCGTTCACCGATGGCGTCACTGAAGCGATGAACGGAGAGAAGGAAATCTACGGACAGAAGCGACTCGTCGACCTCTTGGGAACTCTCCCCGATGCAATCCAGGAAGTGATTGACGGAATCGTCAAGAGCACCGTCGACTTCTCGGAGGGTGTCAATTCTCGCGATGACACTTGCCTCATTGGCGTCTGCAGGACTGAATAA